The genomic region AGAGCAAAAACACTCAAGCCTTTTTTTATGTGTAATTTCATTATAAATTTGATTTGTAAACAGGCCTGAATATACGAACAATTAGTGTTTTTTTGGAGTCAAGGGAAGTAGAATCTATAGGATTGTAGTTTATAAACAAACCAATAATTACCGAAAAGCGAAAATCCGGTTTTTTATTATTTGGCTAATTCAGGAAAGGACAGAATTTGAACTGAATATGGAAATTGAAAAGATGTGTTTTCATTGTCACCGGGCTGCTTGTTTTGAATATTTGAATGATAAATGATGACCCCTTTAATACCTTGTGACCTCCCATTCCAGAAACGGATTTTCGCTTTTAGAATAACACTACTAAAGTACTATACCAAAGCTTATAAAGAAAGGGGAGAATCACCCTATTTTTTATTTTATTCGCTATTTATCAGCTGTTTAGGGTATGGGTTATTTTTGTTCCAGATTTTTACTAGGAACTTTTCTGGCCAGTATTTTCCGGGGAGAAACTCCATACTTTTCTTTGAAGATCTTCGAAAAATAACTTCTACTGGATAAACCCAGTTCATACACAACCTCACTAACATTTTTATTTCCTGCCAGTAAAATATTCAGAGCCCTGGTAAGACGAACGTCCCTGATGTACTCATTCACCGTTTTTCCAAAAATTGTTTGAAAGCCTTCCTGAAGCTTATTGATGTTCACTCCCGCAACTTTAGAGAGGTCGGTCACGGTTCCAGTATTAGATATGTTGGCATCGATATATTCGACCGCCTTCTCAATGGCTTTTTTATCTTTTTCTTTCAGGCCTAATTGATTTGTTCTGGAATCATTTCGTTTGAAGCTGTTGAGCATATAACTCAGGATCTCGAGCGCTTTGGCTCCAATAAAATTGATCCTTGGAAATCCTGAAATATCACTGTTTCTAAGCTCCTTGATAGATTCTGCCGTTTTAAAACTGAAACTGGATTTTTCTGAAATTCTTTCTTTGGCACTGTGGTCATTAAACAAGTCAAAGAAAATAGGTTCCAGCTGCTTAAGGTCGAATGATAGATACTCCTGAAACTTGAGTCGGTCTATTTCAAGATAGCATAGCACCACTTCCTCATTTTTAGGAAAATGAAGGTTATGAGTTTCCTGTTCCTTGGGAGCAGCAATAATGTACTCGTGCTCAATGATCGAGGTGCATTCCTCGTTATGTGCAAAACTACTGCTTAAAGAGCCTTCAACACAATAGATAAATCTAATGGGTTTTGCATGAAGATGATAAAGGTTCAACTGCAGTTCCTCCTTCAGTTTACATTCATAGGTATAAAGGCCAATACCATTTGGAAAGTTTATAACTCTAATTTGACCTTCTCCCTTCGATCTAGGGATTTTTAAAATGAACTCTCCCAGGTTTTCGCTGTATATCGTCCCGAAGTGATTTGCCAGTTCCGGAATTATGTCGTCTACATCATTTAGTTCTAAATGATAAGTATCCATTTGATCATTTTAGTTGGTTAAAAGAAATGACTTTAAAATTACGGTCTAGGCTAGAATTTTCGGAAAAAACTCAGTTAAACTTATACTAAATGATTTGGTTTTAAATGGTGGAATTCTGATTTGTAAGTATTTATTGATTATACAATTAATTAGCTTCTTTCCGAAGCACCACTAACGGCGGACTTTTTATCACACTCAAACTATTTCCTAAACCAATGCTCATCACCAGTAAGATAATACCTGGCAGAAGAACCAAAAATGGGATCCATGATGGGATGAAAGTGGTTTCAAAAACAAAATAACCTAATAGCAAACTACTAATTAGAGATAATAAGATCCCCGATAATGCCCCAAGAACGCCCAGGTAGAAATATTCCAGCGCAAGGATTTTTAATATCTGGTCACTTCTTGCTCCCAGGGTTCTCAAAAGAACACTTTCTCTAATACGTTGGTATTTGCTGGTTCGCACAGCACCTATTAACACGATAATTCCAGTGAGAATACTGAAGAAAGCCATGAAGTTTATAAGCCATGAGATCTTGGTAAGGATCTTTTCGATTAGGGTTAATACCTGCCTAAGGTCAATAATGGTAAGGTTTGGGAATTTCTCTACCAGGCTTTGCTGCAGGTCTGCAGATATTGTTTCATCTGGAACCTTTGTTGTAAGCACTCTGAATTGAGGAGCATCCTCTAGCACGCCAGTTGGGAATACTATTGAAAAATTTAACTGCATCCTGCTCCAGTCTACAGCTCTGATACTTCCCACAACGGTATTCAGCAAAACTCCCTGAACATTAAAATTAACTTTATCGCCAACACTTACCTTCGCATCTTCAGCAAAATTATTGCTAACTGAAATTGGGATGATTTCACTTTGAGGTTTTTCTCCTATGAATTCTCCCTGTTCGAGAACTTCGGAATCTATTAAAGAATCCCTATAGGTAGTTCTGAATTCGTGGTCCAGGATCCAACCGTTTACCCTGGAAGTTGTGTCATCTCTAATTTCGTTAACCGATCTTCCCTTAATACTTTCAACTCTCATGCTCACAATTGGAATATTTTCCAGAACTGGTAATTGCTGTGAATTTATTGTTTGAGCAACTTTCTCCTGCTGGTCTGTTTGTACATCCAGAAGGATCATATTAGGACTATTAGCCTGTTCGTCCAGACTTGCCTGCGCCAATAGCAGATCTTTGGTGAAATAAAGGGTGCTAATCAAAAAAGTTCCAATTCCTATGGCCAGCACGAGAATAAGCGTTTGATTCTGAGGTCTGAAAAGATTCAATAAGCTCTGCCTCGGAATAAATCCCCAACTAGTAGGAAAATACCTTTTTATAGCCTTCATGAATAAGTTTGCAACACCGGCTAGCAGGGAAAAGGTAATAATGATACCAAGTACAAAGAATATAGAATATTTCCAGTCTTCCAGCAGCCAGAAAGCGAAAAGAAAAATGAAAAGGAAGATACCTGTTAATACCAGGATTCCAGCTTTTTTAGAGCTGGAACTTTCGGTACCCTGAACCCTTAAGGTCTGCAGCGGTGAAACGTATAATGTCCCTATCAAGGGATATAAAGCGAATAATACAGACATGAGCACGCCCAATAAAATCCCCATAAAGATCACTCTGGGATCAAAGGAGATTTGTACATCAACCGGTAGTATATCCTGCAAGATCAAAGGAAATAGTTGCTGAAGCATTAAGCCGAGTAAAGTTCCCGCAATACCGCCAATAAAACCGATAATGGCGATCTGAATGAGATATATTGAAAAGGTTTGTTTTTTGGTTGCGCCAAGACACTTTAAAACCGCGATAGATTTCAGTTTTTCTTTTATATAAATATGGATAGCACTGGCAATACCCACACATCCCAATAGTAGTGCAATAAAGGCGACCAGATTGAGGAATTTACCAAAATTCTCATAGCGACGTCCCAATCTTGCACTCGTAGAGGTATGAGTATCCAGGTCTGCATCATTAGCATCAAGAATGGGATCGAGCTTTTCATCGAACTTTTCCAGGTCCAGATTGGGATCGGCTAGGAAATAATAATTGTAACCAATTCTACTGCCAGTTTGAATAAGGCCGGTCTTTTCAATAAAACTATGAGGGATAATTACCGGGGGAGCAATTGAGCTAAAAAGAGCCGCGCTTCCCGGAACCGATTTTAAAGCCCCACCAACCGGTAATTCAATATTTCCTATTTTGATCTTATCTCCCTTTTCAATTCCTAATTGAAGCATCAAGGTAGCATTTACTAAGGCCACTCCTTTTTCCTGATATTCTTTTGCTGCCGAAACAGGTTCAGTTTCAAGTTCACCATAAAATGGAAAACCACCTTTTATACCTCGAACCCTAACTAGTTTGGTTCCTTCTGTTCCCGGGAAAGCTGCCATGGAGGCAAAACTTATCTCTTCGGCTTTGGGTCCTCCCAGGGAATCCATAATAAAAGAGACCCTTTCATTAGGCTGGTTTTCAAGGTCAATAATATAATCGGCTCCCATTAGGGATTTAGATTGAAGCGCAATATTTTCCTTTAGGTTATTGCTAAAGGACTGTATGGAAACAACTGCAGCGATCCCAAGTACAATGGATGCCATAAACAACAGAAGCTTTCTGCTGCTCGCTTTTCCATCCCTAATGGCCATTTTCAAGAGCCAGTTGAACCCTGCTTTCGCTGAACTTTTTGGTTTAGATGCAGCCATAATTAAACGTTTACCGTTTCCATGATCCTGCCACCTTTCAACCTCAGGATACGCTGAGTTTTTTGAGCCAGTTCCATATCATGGGTTACAATGACCAGCGTTGTGCCAGATTCTTCATTTAATTCGATAAGGAGTTCTATAACTTTTTTTCCCGTTTCTTCATCAAGGTTTCCAGTCGGTTCGTCAGCAAAAAGTATTTCAGGTTTATTGCTAAAAGCCCTGGCCACAGCCACTCGCTGCTGTTCGCCGCCAGATAACTGGGAAGGGTAGTGGTCGTAGCGGTCTCCCAGGCCAACTTTTTCCAGAAGTTCTTTACCAATTCTGGTAGCATCTGGATCTCCTCTTAATTCCAATGGAACAGCTACATTCTCGAGGGCGGTAAGCGTTGGTATCAATTGAAAATCCTGGAACACAAAACCAACTTTTTTATTTCTTAAGATCGCTCTTTGATC from Gramella sp. MT6 harbors:
- a CDS encoding AraC family transcriptional regulator, with product MDTYHLELNDVDDIIPELANHFGTIYSENLGEFILKIPRSKGEGQIRVINFPNGIGLYTYECKLKEELQLNLYHLHAKPIRFIYCVEGSLSSSFAHNEECTSIIEHEYIIAAPKEQETHNLHFPKNEEVVLCYLEIDRLKFQEYLSFDLKQLEPIFFDLFNDHSAKERISEKSSFSFKTAESIKELRNSDISGFPRINFIGAKALEILSYMLNSFKRNDSRTNQLGLKEKDKKAIEKAVEYIDANISNTGTVTDLSKVAGVNINKLQEGFQTIFGKTVNEYIRDVRLTRALNILLAGNKNVSEVVYELGLSSRSYFSKIFKEKYGVSPRKILARKVPSKNLEQK
- a CDS encoding FtsX-like permease family protein is translated as MAASKPKSSAKAGFNWLLKMAIRDGKASSRKLLLFMASIVLGIAAVVSIQSFSNNLKENIALQSKSLMGADYIIDLENQPNERVSFIMDSLGGPKAEEISFASMAAFPGTEGTKLVRVRGIKGGFPFYGELETEPVSAAKEYQEKGVALVNATLMLQLGIEKGDKIKIGNIELPVGGALKSVPGSAALFSSIAPPVIIPHSFIEKTGLIQTGSRIGYNYYFLADPNLDLEKFDEKLDPILDANDADLDTHTSTSARLGRRYENFGKFLNLVAFIALLLGCVGIASAIHIYIKEKLKSIAVLKCLGATKKQTFSIYLIQIAIIGFIGGIAGTLLGLMLQQLFPLILQDILPVDVQISFDPRVIFMGILLGVLMSVLFALYPLIGTLYVSPLQTLRVQGTESSSSKKAGILVLTGIFLFIFLFAFWLLEDWKYSIFFVLGIIITFSLLAGVANLFMKAIKRYFPTSWGFIPRQSLLNLFRPQNQTLILVLAIGIGTFLISTLYFTKDLLLAQASLDEQANSPNMILLDVQTDQQEKVAQTINSQQLPVLENIPIVSMRVESIKGRSVNEIRDDTTSRVNGWILDHEFRTTYRDSLIDSEVLEQGEFIGEKPQSEIIPISVSNNFAEDAKVSVGDKVNFNVQGVLLNTVVGSIRAVDWSRMQLNFSIVFPTGVLEDAPQFRVLTTKVPDETISADLQQSLVEKFPNLTIIDLRQVLTLIEKILTKISWLINFMAFFSILTGIIVLIGAVRTSKYQRIRESVLLRTLGARSDQILKILALEYFYLGVLGALSGILLSLISSLLLGYFVFETTFIPSWIPFLVLLPGIILLVMSIGLGNSLSVIKSPPLVVLRKEAN
- a CDS encoding ABC transporter ATP-binding protein translates to MAKILSIQNLKKSYRSGSKELTVLEDISFEIEEKETFAIVGPSGSGKTTLLGLCAGLDQPDSGQIELCGTQLNDLNEDQRAILRNKKVGFVFQDFQLIPTLTALENVAVPLELRGDPDATRIGKELLEKVGLGDRYDHYPSQLSGGEQQRVAVARAFSNKPEILFADEPTGNLDEETGKKVIELLIELNEESGTTLVIVTHDMELAQKTQRILRLKGGRIMETVNV